From Streptomyces chrestomyceticus JCM 4735, one genomic window encodes:
- a CDS encoding OFA family MFS transporter produces the protein MRAPARSRTVAPPGWSRWLVPPAALSIHLAIGQAYAWSVFKPPLESSLGLSGTASALPFQLAIVMLGLSAAFGGTLVERNGPRWAMSVSAVCFSSGFLVAALGAATRQYWLVVLGYGFIGGIGLGIGYISPVSTLLKWFPDRPGTATGIAIMGFGGGALIASPWSAGLLDTLGRDSAGIARTFLVMGLAYAVFMTLGVLLVRVPPAGPDAPGADRAAPAPRPLVTTAQVSARNAVRTPQFWCLWVVLCTNVTAGIGILEKAAPMVSDFFARSPAPVSASAAAGFVGLLSLANMLGRIVWSATSDLAGRKHVYRLYLGVGALMYLLIALAGDTSKPLFIACAAVVLSFYGGGFATVPAYLRDLFGTYQVGAIHGRLLTAWSTAGVLGPLIVNAVADARRSSGHIGADLYTTSFFVMIGLLVVGFAANELVRPVHPRHHEPPSSAGPRPADTAPTSPKGATP, from the coding sequence ATGCGCGCGCCCGCCCGTTCCCGTACCGTCGCGCCGCCTGGGTGGAGCCGCTGGCTCGTGCCGCCCGCGGCGCTGTCCATCCACCTCGCCATCGGCCAGGCGTACGCCTGGAGCGTGTTCAAGCCGCCCTTGGAGTCCTCGCTCGGGCTGTCCGGCACGGCCTCCGCGCTGCCCTTCCAACTGGCCATCGTGATGCTGGGGCTGTCCGCCGCGTTCGGCGGCACCCTCGTCGAGCGCAACGGCCCGCGCTGGGCGATGTCCGTCTCGGCCGTCTGCTTCTCCTCCGGCTTCCTGGTGGCGGCGCTCGGCGCGGCCACCCGGCAGTACTGGCTCGTCGTCCTCGGCTACGGCTTCATCGGCGGCATCGGCCTGGGCATCGGGTACATCTCCCCCGTCTCGACGCTCCTGAAGTGGTTCCCCGACCGGCCCGGCACGGCCACCGGCATCGCCATCATGGGCTTCGGCGGCGGCGCCCTGATCGCCTCGCCGTGGTCCGCCGGGCTGCTGGACACCCTGGGCCGGGACTCCGCCGGCATCGCCCGGACGTTCCTCGTCATGGGTCTGGCGTACGCCGTCTTCATGACGCTCGGCGTACTGCTGGTACGGGTTCCGCCCGCCGGACCGGACGCCCCCGGTGCGGACCGGGCGGCGCCCGCGCCCCGCCCGCTGGTGACCACCGCGCAGGTCTCGGCCCGTAACGCCGTACGGACTCCGCAGTTCTGGTGTCTGTGGGTGGTGCTCTGCACGAATGTCACGGCGGGCATCGGCATCCTGGAGAAGGCCGCGCCGATGGTCTCCGACTTCTTCGCCCGCAGTCCGGCGCCGGTGAGCGCGTCGGCCGCCGCGGGTTTCGTCGGGCTGCTCTCGCTCGCCAACATGCTCGGCCGGATCGTCTGGTCGGCCACCTCGGACCTGGCGGGCCGCAAGCACGTCTACCGTCTCTACCTGGGCGTCGGCGCGCTGATGTACCTGCTGATCGCGCTGGCCGGGGACACGTCCAAACCGCTGTTCATCGCGTGTGCGGCGGTCGTCCTGTCGTTCTACGGCGGCGGGTTCGCCACCGTACCGGCCTATCTGCGGGACCTGTTCGGCACGTACCAGGTGGGGGCGATCCACGGCCGGCTGCTGACCGCCTGGTCCACGGCGGGCGTCCTGGGGCCGCTGATCGTCAACGCCGTGGCCGACGCGCGCCGCTCCTCCGGGCACATCGGGGCCGACCTCTACACGACATCCTTCTTCGTCATGATCGGACTGCTCGTCGTCGGGTTCGCCGCCAACGAGCTGGTGCGGCCCGTGCATCCCCGGCACCACGAACCGCCGTCGTCCGCCGGGCCCCGGCCGGCGGACACCGCACCCACCTCCCCGAAGGGAGCCACCCCGTGA
- a CDS encoding 3-keto-5-aminohexanoate cleavage protein, translating to MVQVCLNGSRNAAGSGVVPMVPAELADAAGKAVAAGARDIHVHPRSPCGRESLAPGVLTPVLEAVRAVVDVPVGVTTGAWAEPDPERRAACVRAWPVLPDHASVNWHEPGAEAVATALLERGVGVEAGIWSGTDGAERFAASPLGPRVLRVLAEVMDPCAGSARKTAHGLLRALDAYGAHGRPVLLHGEDGGAWPVLRLAGELGLATRIGVEDTLLLPDGSPAASNAELVRAALRELARGPSEGGRPWACGTAGRDDTGPGGRGTLPRGR from the coding sequence ATGGTGCAGGTATGCCTCAACGGCTCCCGGAACGCCGCCGGTTCCGGGGTGGTGCCGATGGTCCCGGCGGAGCTGGCCGATGCCGCGGGGAAGGCGGTCGCGGCCGGCGCCCGGGACATCCACGTCCACCCCAGGTCGCCGTGCGGGCGGGAGTCCCTCGCGCCCGGTGTGCTGACGCCGGTGCTGGAGGCGGTACGGGCCGTGGTGGACGTGCCGGTGGGGGTCACCACCGGCGCGTGGGCCGAGCCGGACCCGGAGCGCCGGGCGGCCTGCGTACGGGCCTGGCCGGTGCTGCCCGACCACGCCTCGGTGAACTGGCACGAGCCGGGCGCCGAGGCGGTCGCCACCGCCCTGCTGGAGCGCGGTGTCGGCGTCGAGGCGGGCATCTGGTCGGGCACGGACGGCGCGGAGCGCTTCGCGGCCTCGCCGCTGGGGCCCCGGGTGCTGCGGGTGCTGGCCGAGGTCATGGACCCGTGCGCCGGTTCGGCGCGGAAGACGGCGCACGGTCTGCTGCGCGCGCTGGACGCGTACGGTGCGCACGGCCGTCCGGTGCTGCTGCACGGCGAGGACGGCGGAGCCTGGCCGGTGCTGCGGCTCGCCGGGGAGCTGGGGCTGGCCACCCGTATCGGTGTCGAGGACACCCTGCTGCTGCCGGACGGATCGCCCGCGGCCTCCAACGCGGAGCTGGTGCGGGCGGCGCTGCGGGAGCTGGCGCGGGGGCCGTCGGAAGGCGGCAGGCCGTGGGCATGCGGTACGGCGGGCCGGGACGACACAGGCCCCGGTGGCCGCGGCACCCTTCCCCGGGGTAGGTGA
- a CDS encoding serine-threonine protein kinase produces MTDAAGGSGTAAAGDIGVQPYWELTFDADGDPDAGQRDRLVAGVARQRVTDLLVFAHGWNNDRSMATRLYGRFFAPFPGMAGAGVRLGYTGVIWPAMRFTDEPIPDFDPVPPGSSTAVGGAGTAGTTGSADAAGTTGAPGEAGPPLLDDASLRALARVFPGRELTLRRLQELLAERPAARSAFDEFARLGRELVAVRENSPAQRLAEDMGTGTPAMLTDDPMAVCEILTAALEKCGHQELFGDGLKRLWNGAKEFLRQTAYYAMKRRAGVVGQLGLGPALGRLVKAAPGTRIHLIGHSFGARLVSYALRGMPPGVTGVKSMTLLQGAFSHYAFAARLPHDPDRGGALQGVQQRVDGPVVSCYSRHDSALGMLYPLASRLSGDSASFQGLFDRWGAVGHDGIQAVDGAQRLELGAAVPGKGCVSIDASSVVRDGPPPAGAHSDVCHGELARVVLTAGRVVTK; encoded by the coding sequence ATGACGGATGCAGCGGGCGGTTCCGGCACGGCAGCGGCCGGGGACATCGGCGTACAGCCGTACTGGGAGCTGACGTTCGACGCCGACGGCGATCCGGACGCCGGACAGCGGGACCGGCTGGTGGCCGGGGTGGCGCGGCAGCGCGTCACCGACCTGCTGGTGTTCGCGCACGGCTGGAACAATGACCGGTCGATGGCCACGCGTCTGTACGGGCGGTTCTTCGCCCCGTTCCCCGGTATGGCGGGGGCCGGGGTACGGCTCGGCTACACCGGTGTGATCTGGCCCGCGATGCGTTTCACGGACGAGCCGATTCCGGACTTCGATCCGGTGCCGCCGGGGTCGTCTACGGCGGTCGGAGGGGCCGGTACGGCCGGGACCACCGGTTCGGCTGATGCGGCCGGGACCACCGGAGCTCCCGGTGAAGCCGGGCCGCCGCTGCTGGACGACGCGTCGCTGCGCGCGCTGGCGCGGGTCTTCCCCGGGCGGGAGCTGACGTTGCGGCGTCTCCAGGAGCTGCTCGCGGAGCGGCCGGCGGCCCGTTCCGCCTTCGACGAGTTCGCGCGCCTCGGACGCGAGCTGGTGGCGGTGCGCGAGAACAGCCCGGCGCAGCGGCTGGCCGAGGACATGGGGACCGGCACGCCCGCGATGCTCACCGACGATCCGATGGCGGTGTGCGAGATCCTCACGGCGGCGCTGGAGAAGTGCGGCCACCAGGAGCTGTTCGGCGACGGGCTGAAGCGGCTGTGGAACGGGGCCAAGGAATTCCTGCGGCAGACGGCCTACTACGCCATGAAGCGGCGCGCGGGCGTGGTGGGCCAGCTCGGGCTGGGCCCGGCGCTCGGCCGGCTGGTCAAGGCCGCGCCCGGTACCCGCATCCATCTGATCGGGCACAGTTTCGGCGCCCGCCTGGTGTCGTACGCGCTGCGCGGCATGCCGCCCGGCGTCACCGGGGTGAAGTCGATGACCCTGCTGCAAGGGGCCTTCTCGCACTACGCGTTCGCCGCCCGGCTGCCGCACGACCCGGACCGGGGCGGGGCGCTGCAAGGGGTGCAGCAGCGGGTGGACGGCCCGGTGGTGTCCTGCTACTCGCGGCACGACTCGGCGCTGGGCATGCTGTACCCGCTGGCCTCCCGGCTCTCCGGCGACTCGGCGAGCTTCCAGGGCCTGTTCGACCGGTGGGGCGCGGTCGGCCACGACGGCATCCAGGCCGTGGACGGTGCCCAGCGGCTGGAGCTGGGCGCCGCGGTGCCCGGTAAGGGCTGTGTGAGCATCGACGCGTCCTCGGTGGTCCGCGACGGTCCGCCGCCGGCCGGCGCGCACAGCGACGTCTGCCACGGGGAGCTGGCGCGCGTGGTCCTCACCGCCGGGCGGGTGGTGACGAAGTAG
- a CDS encoding MFS transporter, whose protein sequence is MADTPPSGGAAASGAAASPESLRRVAVASFIGTAIEFYDFYIYGTAAALVLNQAFFPTLDPVNATLASFSTYAVAFAARPIGSVVFGHFGDRVGRKSVLVVSLLLMGLSTALVGLLPGYGTLGIWAPLLLILLRFLQGIGLGGEWGGAALLAVEHAPKKRRGLYAAFPQVGPSVGFFAATGVFWLLSAVLDDGAFRSWGWRVPFLLSFLLVGVGLFVRLKISETPVFAKVMDAHEASRVPVLDVVRRHPRELLLGAGGMIIAYGLFYTATTYCLAYATGTLGVSRNTMLGLSLVACLFLAAGTWLAATRSDGAGRRKLVLTGTVLSAVWGLILFPLLDTGQPVLIAVAVGGALFCMGVVYGPMGAYLPELFGTTVRYSGASLAYNLGGVLGGAVSPLVATRLQAAFGSDSVGWYVTAMAVVSLVCVLALPETRERELD, encoded by the coding sequence GTGGCGGACACGCCCCCGAGCGGAGGCGCCGCGGCGTCCGGGGCTGCCGCCAGCCCGGAGAGCCTCCGGCGGGTGGCCGTGGCCTCGTTCATCGGGACGGCCATCGAGTTCTACGACTTCTACATCTACGGGACGGCCGCCGCGCTCGTCCTCAACCAGGCGTTCTTCCCGACGCTCGACCCGGTCAACGCCACCCTCGCGTCGTTCTCCACCTATGCGGTGGCGTTCGCGGCGCGGCCGATCGGGTCGGTGGTGTTCGGGCACTTCGGGGACCGGGTGGGGCGGAAGTCCGTGCTGGTGGTCTCGTTGCTGCTGATGGGACTGTCGACGGCACTGGTCGGGCTGCTGCCGGGGTACGGGACGCTCGGGATATGGGCGCCGCTGCTGCTGATCCTGCTGCGGTTCCTCCAGGGGATCGGACTGGGCGGTGAGTGGGGCGGGGCCGCGCTGCTGGCGGTGGAGCACGCGCCGAAGAAGCGGCGTGGGCTGTATGCGGCGTTCCCGCAGGTCGGGCCCTCGGTGGGGTTCTTCGCCGCGACCGGAGTGTTCTGGTTGCTGTCGGCGGTGCTGGACGACGGCGCGTTCCGGTCGTGGGGCTGGCGGGTGCCGTTCCTGCTGTCGTTCCTGCTGGTCGGGGTGGGGCTGTTCGTACGGCTGAAGATCAGCGAGACGCCGGTCTTCGCGAAGGTGATGGACGCGCACGAGGCCAGCCGGGTGCCCGTGCTGGACGTCGTACGCCGGCATCCGCGCGAACTGCTGCTCGGCGCGGGCGGCATGATCATCGCGTACGGGCTGTTCTACACCGCGACGACGTACTGCCTGGCGTACGCCACCGGCACGCTCGGCGTCTCCCGCAACACCATGCTCGGCCTCTCCCTCGTCGCCTGCCTCTTCCTGGCGGCCGGCACCTGGCTCGCCGCCACCCGCTCGGACGGCGCCGGGCGGCGCAAGCTGGTCCTCACCGGGACGGTGCTCTCGGCGGTCTGGGGGCTGATCCTCTTCCCGCTGCTGGACACCGGACAGCCGGTGCTGATCGCGGTGGCGGTCGGCGGCGCGCTGTTCTGCATGGGCGTGGTGTACGGCCCGATGGGCGCGTACCTGCCGGAGCTGTTCGGTACGACGGTGCGGTATTCGGGCGCCTCGCTGGCGTACAACCTGGGCGGGGTGCTGGGCGGCGCGGTCTCGCCGCTGGTGGCGACCCGGCTGCAGGCGGCCTTCGGGTCGGACTCGGTGGGGTGGTACGTGACGGCGATGGCGGTGGTGTCGCTGGTGTGCGTGCTGGCGCTGCCGGAGACGCGGGAGCGGGAACTGGACTGA
- a CDS encoding methyltransferase → MATTPHSPAVQLTEHALAYLHSAALRAAALLGVADHLADGPRTAEELAAATGTDAAHLRRALRLLATRDVFREDSDGTFHLTPAADPLRSDAPSSMRDAVVMLTDEPFWRPAGQLADTVRAGHTVFEEIFGAPYFGHLERVPDAGTVFDTGMAGLAESENDPVAAAYDFPATGTVVDVGGGRGGLLRQVLLRNPGLTGILHDQETVLRHHTLDLPGLTGRWQTHAGDFFTAVPSGADVYLLKRILHDWHDDDCLHILRTCRTAMTRPGSRLLIVDAVLPQGNDAHPGKTMDILMMTSLNGRERDEPAFHQLLDAAGLTPLRTLPTESTLSIVEAVAG, encoded by the coding sequence ATGGCCACCACGCCACACTCCCCCGCCGTCCAGCTCACCGAACACGCCCTGGCCTACCTCCACTCCGCCGCGCTGCGGGCCGCGGCCCTCCTCGGCGTCGCCGACCACCTCGCCGACGGCCCCCGCACCGCCGAGGAACTCGCCGCCGCCACCGGCACCGACGCCGCCCACCTGCGCCGCGCGCTGCGCCTCCTCGCCACCCGCGACGTGTTCCGCGAGGACTCCGACGGCACCTTCCACCTCACCCCCGCGGCCGACCCCCTCCGCTCCGACGCACCCTCCTCCATGCGCGACGCCGTCGTCATGCTCACCGACGAGCCGTTCTGGCGTCCGGCCGGACAGCTCGCGGACACCGTCCGGGCCGGCCACACCGTCTTCGAGGAGATCTTCGGCGCACCGTACTTCGGCCATCTGGAACGCGTACCGGACGCGGGCACCGTCTTCGACACCGGCATGGCCGGCCTCGCCGAGAGCGAGAACGACCCCGTCGCCGCCGCGTACGACTTCCCCGCCACCGGCACGGTCGTGGACGTCGGCGGCGGACGCGGCGGCCTGCTGCGCCAGGTCCTGCTCCGCAACCCGGGTCTGACCGGCATCCTCCACGACCAGGAAACCGTCCTCCGCCACCACACCCTGGACCTCCCCGGCCTCACCGGCCGCTGGCAGACCCACGCGGGCGACTTCTTCACCGCCGTCCCGTCCGGCGCCGACGTCTACCTGCTCAAGCGCATCCTCCACGACTGGCACGACGACGACTGCCTGCACATCCTGCGCACCTGCCGCACCGCCATGACCCGCCCCGGCAGCCGCCTCCTGATCGTCGACGCGGTCCTCCCCCAGGGCAACGACGCCCACCCCGGCAAGACCATGGACATCCTGATGATGACCTCCCTCAACGGCCGCGAACGCGACGAACCCGCCTTCCACCAACTCCTCGACGCCGCAGGCTTGACACCGCTCCGAACCCTCCCGACGGAGTCGACGCTTTCGATCGTGGAGGCGGTGGCGGGGTGA
- a CDS encoding exo-beta-N-acetylmuramidase NamZ domain-containing protein, which produces MTLSRRKLLAATAVTSVMGGTAMTGEARAAGTAHGSTGAGTTGAGPADPEAHGSHLPRTRTGFDRLAADGYALLSGRRVGIVTNPTGVTPDVRHIVDVMHADERVDLAAVFGPEHGFRGTAQAGGSEGSYEDPATGLPVHDTYGKSGRALADIFTRSGVDTVVFDIQDVGARFYTYIWTLYDCMVAAVLADKRFVVLDRPNPVTGRAATGPVLDRALASGVGREPIALAHGMTVAELALLFNAEFVPRAAGRPADLETVLMTGWRRPHFFDATGLPWVPPSPNMPTPDTALVYAGTCLFEGTNLSEGRGTTRPFELLGADGIDRRWSAAATELADAVGLPGVHFREAYFAPTFSKFQGKTIGGVQLHVHDREAFDPVRTGIALLITAKQVWSGFAWRPDHWIDRLTGTTGVRTMIDAGAGVDEVAAAWRDGLARFRRLRRGYLRYR; this is translated from the coding sequence ATGACCCTGTCCAGACGGAAACTGCTGGCCGCGACGGCGGTCACGAGCGTGATGGGCGGGACGGCGATGACCGGCGAGGCGAGGGCGGCGGGCACGGCACACGGGTCCACGGGCGCCGGAACGACCGGAGCCGGACCGGCAGATCCCGAAGCTCACGGCTCGCACCTCCCCCGTACCCGCACCGGCTTCGACCGCCTCGCCGCCGACGGCTACGCGCTCCTGTCCGGCCGCCGGGTCGGCATCGTCACCAACCCCACCGGCGTCACCCCGGACGTACGCCACATCGTGGACGTGATGCACGCCGACGAACGGGTGGACCTGGCCGCCGTCTTCGGCCCCGAGCACGGCTTCCGCGGCACGGCCCAGGCCGGCGGCTCGGAGGGCAGCTACGAGGACCCCGCCACCGGGCTGCCGGTCCACGACACGTACGGCAAGAGCGGCCGCGCGCTGGCCGACATCTTCACCCGGTCCGGCGTGGACACCGTCGTCTTCGACATCCAGGACGTCGGCGCGCGCTTCTACACCTACATCTGGACGCTGTACGACTGCATGGTCGCCGCCGTCCTCGCGGACAAACGTTTCGTCGTGCTCGACCGCCCCAACCCCGTGACGGGCCGCGCCGCGACCGGCCCCGTACTCGACCGCGCCCTGGCCTCCGGAGTCGGCCGCGAACCGATCGCCCTCGCGCACGGCATGACCGTCGCCGAACTGGCCCTCCTCTTCAACGCCGAGTTCGTCCCCCGCGCCGCGGGCCGCCCGGCCGACCTGGAAACCGTCCTCATGACAGGCTGGCGCCGCCCGCACTTCTTCGACGCCACCGGCCTCCCCTGGGTCCCGCCCAGCCCCAACATGCCCACCCCCGACACCGCCCTCGTCTACGCGGGCACCTGCCTCTTCGAAGGCACCAACCTCTCCGAGGGGCGCGGCACCACCCGCCCCTTCGAACTGCTCGGCGCGGACGGCATCGACCGCCGCTGGTCCGCCGCCGCCACCGAACTGGCCGACGCCGTCGGCCTCCCCGGCGTCCACTTCCGGGAGGCGTACTTCGCCCCCACCTTCTCCAAGTTCCAGGGCAAGACCATCGGCGGCGTCCAGCTCCACGTCCACGACCGCGAAGCCTTCGACCCGGTCCGTACCGGCATCGCCCTGCTGATCACCGCGAAGCAGGTGTGGAGCGGCTTCGCCTGGCGCCCGGACCACTGGATCGACCGGCTGACGGGCACCACGGGCGTACGGACGATGATCGACGCGGGCGCCGGCGTGGACGAGGTGGCCGCGGCCTGGCGGGACGGCCTGGCGCGCTTCCGGCGGCTGCGGCGCGGGTACCTCCGCTACCGGTGA
- a CDS encoding SDR family oxidoreductase, translating into MEAVRDKTVVVTGAGGGIGAALARRFAAEGARVAVNDLDAAKAERTARELGAVAVPGDASDVVPAAREALGGTVDIFCANAGVGTGGGPEAPDAAWELAWDVNVMAHVRAARALLPGWLERGAGRFVSTVSAAGLLTMVGAAPYSVTKHGAYAFAEWLSLTYRHRGIAVHAICPQGVRTDMLAGTGAAGELVLTPTAIEPAAVADALFAAMAEERFLVLPHPEVGDYYTARAADTERWLGGMNHLQRKLEQAGSRTPQAEGTPR; encoded by the coding sequence GTGGAAGCCGTACGGGACAAGACAGTCGTGGTGACCGGGGCGGGCGGTGGCATCGGGGCCGCGCTGGCCCGCCGCTTCGCCGCCGAGGGCGCGCGGGTGGCGGTCAACGACCTGGACGCGGCGAAGGCGGAGCGGACCGCGCGGGAACTCGGCGCCGTCGCGGTCCCCGGGGACGCCTCCGACGTCGTACCGGCGGCCCGGGAGGCGCTCGGCGGGACCGTCGACATCTTCTGCGCCAACGCCGGGGTCGGCACCGGCGGCGGTCCGGAGGCGCCGGACGCCGCGTGGGAGCTGGCCTGGGACGTCAACGTCATGGCGCACGTACGGGCGGCCCGCGCGCTGCTGCCCGGGTGGCTGGAGCGCGGCGCGGGCCGGTTCGTGTCCACGGTGTCGGCGGCGGGCCTGCTCACCATGGTCGGCGCGGCCCCGTACAGCGTCACCAAGCACGGCGCGTACGCCTTCGCGGAGTGGCTGTCGCTGACGTACCGGCACCGGGGGATAGCGGTGCACGCGATCTGCCCGCAGGGGGTGCGGACGGACATGCTCGCGGGCACCGGCGCGGCCGGGGAACTGGTGCTGACCCCGACGGCGATCGAGCCCGCCGCCGTCGCCGACGCGCTCTTCGCGGCCATGGCGGAAGAGCGGTTCCTGGTCCTGCCGCACCCGGAGGTCGGCGACTACTACACCGCGCGGGCGGCCGACACCGAGCGGTGGCTGGGCGGGATGAACCACCTCCAGCGGAAGCTGGAGCAGGCCGGGAGCCGTACGCCGCAAGCCGAGGGGACGCCGCGATGA